One region of Fusobacterium periodonticum 1_1_41FAA genomic DNA includes:
- a CDS encoding toxin-antitoxin system YwqK family antitoxin, which produces MKKLLVALLLVVSSVLSFGAEKVPYEKLSFSNGYIYYNNQEFTGEFEKKDPNTGIVKMVASVKNGKLHGMSYTYDEIGRLIEETPYKNGLREGTGKAYYKSGVVSAKLTYKNDEYEGVQKYYYENGKLQTEIPTSQGVVTGAVKLYDKRGRFEGELYHMMRKKL; this is translated from the coding sequence ATGAAAAAATTATTGGTAGCTTTATTATTAGTAGTAAGTTCAGTATTATCTTTTGGAGCAGAAAAAGTTCCTTATGAAAAATTATCATTTTCAAATGGATATATATATTATAATAATCAAGAGTTTACAGGAGAATTTGAGAAAAAAGACCCAAATACTGGAATAGTTAAGATGGTTGCTTCTGTTAAAAATGGGAAATTACATGGAATGTCTTATACTTATGATGAGATTGGAAGATTAATTGAAGAGACACCATATAAGAATGGATTAAGAGAAGGAACTGGTAAAGCTTATTATAAATCAGGAGTTGTATCAGCTAAATTAACTTATAAAAATGATGAGTATGAAGGTGTACAAAAATACTATTATGAAAATGGAAAATTACAAACTGAAATCCCAACTAGTCAAGGTGTAGTAACTGGAGCAGTAAAATTATATGATAAGAGAGGAAGATTTGAAGGAGAACTTTATCATATGATGAGAAAAAAATTATAA
- the yfcC gene encoding putative basic amino acid antiporter YfcC: protein MKKIKMPDTFVIIFFVVLFASLLTYIVPVGKFEMQEVTYITNTGAEKTRNVPVPGSFSYELDDQGNELKKGIKIFEPGGEVGVTNYIFEGLASGDKWGTAVGIVAFLLVVGGAFGIILKTGAVESGIYSMISKSKGSELVLIPVIFILFSLGGAVFGMGEEAIPFAMLIIPIVIDMGYDSVTGILITYISTQIGFATSWMNPFSVAVAQGVSGIPVLSGAGFRMFMWTFFTAFGVIYTIFYARRVKRNPESSIAYKTDAYFRNNFKSEEQANREFKLGHKLIILVLILGMAWVVYGVIKEGYYLPEIATQFVIMGLIAGVIGVVFKLNNMSVNDIATSFRKGAEDMVGAALVIGMAKGIVLILGGTSADTPTILNTILNYVASGLSNMSAAFCAWVMYIFQSIFNFFVVSGSGQAALTMPIMAPLSDLVGVTRQVAVLAFQLGDGFTNMIVPTSGILMAVLGIAKIEWGVWAKYQIKFQLILFALGSCFVFAAVLTNFS, encoded by the coding sequence ATGAAAAAAATTAAAATGCCAGATACTTTTGTAATCATATTTTTTGTTGTTTTGTTTGCATCACTTTTGACTTACATAGTTCCAGTTGGAAAATTTGAAATGCAAGAAGTGACTTACATAACTAATACAGGGGCTGAAAAAACAAGAAATGTACCTGTTCCTGGAAGTTTCTCTTATGAGCTAGATGATCAAGGAAACGAACTAAAAAAAGGTATAAAGATATTTGAACCTGGTGGAGAAGTTGGAGTAACTAACTATATATTTGAAGGGCTAGCAAGTGGAGATAAATGGGGAACAGCAGTTGGAATAGTTGCCTTTTTATTAGTTGTTGGTGGAGCTTTTGGAATAATTTTAAAAACAGGAGCTGTTGAAAGTGGAATATATTCTATGATAAGTAAGAGTAAAGGCTCAGAGCTTGTACTCATACCTGTTATATTCATACTATTCTCCCTAGGTGGAGCAGTCTTTGGAATGGGAGAGGAGGCGATACCTTTTGCAATGCTAATCATACCTATAGTAATTGATATGGGATATGATTCAGTAACGGGAATTTTAATAACATATATTTCAACTCAAATAGGTTTTGCAACTTCTTGGATGAACCCATTCAGTGTTGCAGTTGCACAAGGAGTTTCAGGAATACCAGTTTTATCAGGAGCAGGATTTAGAATGTTTATGTGGACATTCTTCACAGCTTTTGGAGTAATCTACACAATTTTCTATGCAAGAAGAGTAAAGAGAAATCCAGAGTCTTCAATAGCATATAAGACAGATGCATATTTTAGAAATAACTTTAAATCTGAAGAACAAGCAAATAGAGAATTTAAGTTAGGACATAAATTAATTATCTTAGTTTTAATTTTAGGTATGGCTTGGGTTGTTTATGGAGTTATAAAAGAAGGATATTATTTACCAGAAATAGCAACTCAATTTGTAATAATGGGATTAATTGCAGGAGTAATTGGAGTAGTATTTAAACTAAATAATATGTCAGTGAATGATATAGCAACTTCTTTTAGAAAAGGTGCAGAAGATATGGTTGGAGCTGCTTTAGTTATAGGTATGGCTAAAGGAATAGTTTTAATATTAGGTGGAACAAGTGCAGATACTCCTACTATTTTAAATACTATACTTAACTATGTTGCATCAGGACTTAGCAATATGTCGGCTGCTTTCTGTGCTTGGGTAATGTATATCTTCCAATCAATATTCAATTTCTTTGTTGTGTCAGGATCAGGGCAAGCAGCACTTACTATGCCAATAATGGCACCACTTTCAGACTTAGTTGGAGTAACAAGACAAGTTGCTGTTTTAGCTTTCCAATTAGGAGATGGATTTACAAATATGATAGTTCCTACTTCAGGAATACTTATGGCAGTATTAGGAATTGCTAAGATTGAATGGGGAGTTTGGGCAAAATATCAAATTAAGTTTCAATTAATTTTATTCGCATTAGGTTCTTGTTTTGTATTCGCTGCAGTTTTAACAAACTTCTCTTAA
- a CDS encoding ABC transporter permease, with protein sequence MLSKKKDIWIVISLCVLAFYIVFMIYPLGILFKNAVIENNGDFTFAYFAKFLSKNYYFSTIFNSFKVSLAATALTLIIGTPLAYFYNMYKIKGKTFLQIIIILCSMSAPFIGAYSWILLLGRNGLITNTIKNLTGFNFPSIYGFGGILLVLCMQLYPLVFLYVSGALRNIDNSLLEASENMGCTGTKRFFKIIIPLCIPTILAAALMVFMRAFADFGTPLFIGEGYRTFPVEIYNQFMNETGSDKNFASAVSIIAIIITSLIFLLQRYINGKYKFTMNALHPIEAKEIKGIKSVLIHLFCYLIVFVSYAPQLYVIYTSFQNTSGKLFTKGYSLKSYTEAFSKLGNAIQNTFLIGGLSLILIIVISILIAYLVVRRNNFINRTIDTLSMVPYVIPGSVVGIALVSAFNKKPFVLVGTFLIMVISLIIRRNAYTIRSSVAILQQIPLSIEEASISLGASRMKSFFKITTPMMMNGIISGALLSWITIITELSSSIILYNYKTITLTLQIYVYVSRGSYGIAAAMSTILTLMTVISLLVFMRVSKNKNIMM encoded by the coding sequence ATGCTAAGTAAGAAAAAAGATATTTGGATAGTAATTTCATTGTGTGTTCTAGCATTTTATATAGTATTTATGATTTATCCTTTAGGGATTTTATTTAAAAATGCAGTAATAGAAAATAATGGAGATTTCACTTTTGCTTATTTTGCAAAATTTTTAAGTAAAAATTATTACTTTTCTACTATATTTAATTCCTTTAAAGTCAGTTTAGCTGCAACAGCTTTAACTTTAATAATAGGAACTCCTTTGGCTTATTTCTACAATATGTATAAAATCAAAGGAAAAACTTTTTTACAAATTATTATAATACTATGTAGTATGTCTGCACCATTTATTGGAGCATATTCTTGGATTTTATTATTAGGAAGAAATGGATTAATTACTAATACAATTAAAAACTTAACAGGTTTTAATTTCCCAAGTATCTATGGATTTGGTGGAATTTTACTTGTTTTATGTATGCAACTTTATCCTTTAGTTTTCTTATATGTTTCAGGAGCTTTAAGAAATATTGATAATTCTCTATTAGAAGCTAGTGAAAATATGGGATGTACTGGGACTAAAAGATTCTTTAAAATAATTATCCCTCTATGTATTCCAACTATATTGGCAGCTGCTCTTATGGTATTTATGAGAGCCTTTGCAGACTTTGGAACTCCTCTATTCATTGGAGAAGGATATAGAACTTTCCCTGTTGAAATTTATAATCAATTTATGAACGAAACAGGTTCTGACAAGAATTTTGCATCAGCTGTAAGTATTATTGCAATTATAATAACATCTTTGATTTTCTTATTACAAAGATATATTAATGGAAAGTATAAATTCACAATGAATGCACTTCATCCTATTGAAGCTAAGGAAATTAAAGGAATAAAATCTGTTTTAATTCACTTATTCTGTTATTTAATAGTTTTTGTTTCTTATGCTCCACAACTTTATGTAATTTATACATCTTTCCAAAACACATCTGGAAAACTTTTCACAAAAGGTTACTCTTTAAAGAGTTATACAGAAGCCTTTAGTAAATTAGGAAATGCTATCCAAAATACATTCTTAATCGGTGGACTTTCTCTAATTTTAATCATTGTTATTTCTATTTTAATTGCTTATCTAGTTGTAAGAAGAAATAACTTTATAAATAGAACTATAGATACTTTATCTATGGTGCCTTATGTTATTCCTGGGTCAGTTGTAGGGATAGCCTTGGTAAGTGCTTTCAATAAAAAACCTTTTGTCTTAGTTGGAACTTTCTTAATAATGGTAATATCACTTATCATAAGAAGAAATGCTTATACTATAAGATCATCTGTTGCTATACTTCAACAGATACCACTTTCTATCGAAGAAGCCTCAATCAGTTTAGGAGCTTCTCGTATGAAATCTTTCTTTAAGATAACAACTCCTATGATGATGAATGGTATTATTTCAGGAGCACTTTTAAGTTGGATAACAATTATTACAGAACTTTCTTCAAGTATAATCTTATATAACTATAAGACAATAACATTGACATTACAAATATATGTTTATGTTTCAAGAGGAAGTTATGGTATAGCTGCCGCTATGTCAACCATTTTAACTTTAATGACTGTTATTTCACTGTTAGTATTTATGAGAGTATCAAAGAATAAAAATATAATGATGTAG
- a CDS encoding toxin-antitoxin system YwqK family antitoxin, which produces MKKLLAGLLLVGSVLSFGAQRMQVEKMVMNGDLFYVQGEQKPYSGEIEKKYPSGKTLGLATIKAGKLEGKVYEYYENGKVKSEGNYVNGKAEGVEKNYYKSGKLESEVPFKNAKREGVVKYYNENGMLVAEVPYKNDVTSGLGKQYNEKTGKLEYEVTLANGVRNGLSKNYYPSGKLLSEVNYKNDIQDGPAKFYYENGKLQAEGTYKNGEVEGVATTYDENGKILQQVTYKNGKEVK; this is translated from the coding sequence ATGAAAAAATTATTAGCAGGATTATTATTAGTAGGTTCAGTATTATCTTTTGGAGCACAAAGAATGCAAGTTGAAAAAATGGTAATGAACGGGGATTTATTCTATGTTCAAGGTGAGCAAAAACCTTATTCTGGAGAAATTGAGAAAAAGTATCCAAGTGGAAAAACTCTTGGACTAGCTACAATTAAAGCAGGAAAGTTAGAAGGAAAAGTATATGAATACTATGAAAATGGCAAAGTAAAATCAGAAGGAAATTATGTAAATGGAAAAGCTGAAGGAGTAGAAAAAAACTATTATAAAAGTGGTAAATTAGAATCTGAAGTTCCATTCAAAAATGCTAAGAGAGAAGGAGTAGTAAAGTATTACAATGAAAATGGTATGTTAGTAGCAGAAGTTCCATATAAAAATGATGTTACATCAGGTTTAGGAAAACAATATAATGAAAAAACAGGTAAATTAGAATATGAAGTTACTCTAGCTAATGGAGTAAGAAATGGGTTATCTAAAAATTACTATCCAAGTGGTAAATTATTAAGTGAAGTAAACTATAAGAACGATATACAAGATGGACCTGCAAAATTTTACTATGAAAATGGTAAACTACAAGCTGAAGGTACTTATAAAAATGGGGAAGTAGAAGGAGTAGCAACAACTTATGATGAAAATGGAAAAATACTTCAACAAGTTACATATAAAAATGGAAAAGAAGTAAAATAA
- a CDS encoding toxin-antitoxin system YwqK family antitoxin has protein sequence MKKLLAGLLLVSSVLAFGAQRVPIEKVVVNGDLLYVEGEQKPYSGEIERKYPNGKTLGVATIKEGKLDGKVYEYYENGKVKSESNYVSGKIEGVAKSYYQNGKVEYETSFKNDKKEGIEKFYIETGILVSEVPFKNDEATGLAKLYNEKTGKLEYETTVVNGQRNGLSKKYYPSGKLLSEVNFKNNKEEGLMKAYYENGKLQGEAPYKNGQLDGVAKLYDESGKVIEEATFKNGKQVK, from the coding sequence ATGAAAAAATTACTAGCAGGGTTATTATTAGTTAGTTCAGTATTAGCTTTTGGAGCACAAAGAGTACCGATTGAAAAAGTAGTAGTTAATGGAGATTTGTTATATGTTGAAGGAGAACAAAAACCTTATTCAGGAGAAATTGAAAGAAAATATCCAAATGGAAAAACTCTTGGAGTAGCTACAATTAAAGAAGGAAAATTAGATGGAAAAGTATATGAATACTATGAAAATGGAAAAGTAAAATCAGAATCAAACTATGTGAGTGGAAAAATTGAAGGAGTAGCAAAATCATATTATCAAAATGGAAAAGTAGAATATGAAACATCATTTAAAAATGATAAAAAAGAAGGAATAGAAAAGTTTTATATAGAAACTGGAATATTAGTATCAGAAGTTCCTTTTAAAAATGATGAGGCAACAGGCCTAGCGAAATTATATAATGAAAAAACAGGTAAATTAGAGTATGAAACTACTGTGGTTAATGGACAAAGAAATGGACTATCTAAAAAATATTATCCAAGTGGAAAATTATTAAGTGAAGTAAATTTTAAAAATAACAAAGAAGAAGGACTTATGAAAGCTTACTATGAAAATGGGAAGTTACAAGGAGAAGCACCATACAAAAATGGTCAACTAGATGGAGTAGCAAAGCTTTATGATGAAAGTGGAAAAGTAATTGAAGAAGCAACATTTAAAAATGGTAAACAAGTAAAATAA
- a CDS encoding ABC transporter ATP-binding protein — protein sequence MSVNIIIKNAQKRYGDNIIIEDLSLDIRQGEFFTLLGPSGCGKTTLLRMIAGFNSIENGDFYFNEKRINDLDPSKRNIGMVFQNYAIFPHLTVEQNVEFGLKNRKVSKDAMKVETDKFLKLMQIDEYRDRMPDRLSGGQQQRVALARALVIKPDVLLMDEPLSNLDAKLRVEMRTAIKEIQNSIGITTVYVTHDQEEAMAVSDRIAVMKDGAIQHLGQPKDIYQRPANLFVATFIGKTNVLRGTLDGTTLKIAGKYDINLTNIKDKNVKGNVTISIRPEEFVIDESQAKDGMKAFIDSSVFLGLNTHYFAHLENGEKLEIVQESKIDNIIPKGTEVYLKVKQDKINVFTEDGSKNILEGVNNDIGVAYAK from the coding sequence ATGAGTGTAAATATAATAATAAAAAATGCTCAAAAAAGATATGGGGATAACATTATTATTGAAGATTTATCTCTTGATATAAGACAAGGGGAGTTTTTTACTCTCCTTGGGCCTTCTGGGTGTGGAAAGACTACTTTATTAAGAATGATAGCAGGATTTAACTCTATTGAAAATGGAGATTTCTATTTCAATGAAAAAAGAATAAATGATTTAGATCCTTCTAAGAGAAATATTGGAATGGTTTTCCAAAACTATGCTATATTCCCACACTTAACTGTTGAGCAAAATGTAGAATTTGGTTTAAAAAATAGAAAAGTTTCTAAAGATGCTATGAAAGTAGAAACAGATAAATTTTTAAAACTTATGCAAATCGATGAATACAGGGATAGAATGCCTGATAGATTATCAGGAGGACAACAACAAAGAGTTGCTTTAGCGAGAGCCTTAGTAATAAAACCTGATGTTTTATTGATGGATGAACCTTTAAGTAACTTAGATGCCAAATTAAGAGTTGAAATGAGAACGGCTATAAAAGAAATTCAAAATAGTATTGGAATTACAACTGTTTATGTAACTCACGACCAAGAAGAAGCTATGGCTGTAAGTGATAGAATTGCAGTTATGAAAGATGGTGCAATTCAACATTTAGGACAACCTAAAGACATTTATCAAAGACCAGCTAATTTATTTGTTGCAACTTTCATAGGTAAAACAAATGTATTAAGAGGGACTTTAGATGGTACTACTTTAAAGATAGCTGGAAAGTATGACATAAACTTAACTAACATAAAAGACAAAAATGTTAAAGGAAATGTTACAATTTCAATAAGACCTGAAGAATTTGTTATTGATGAAAGTCAAGCAAAAGATGGTATGAAGGCTTTTATAGATAGCAGTGTATTTTTAGGTTTAAACACTCATTATTTTGCACATTTGGAAAATGGAGAAAAACTTGAAATTGTACAAGAATCTAAAATAGACAATATCATTCCAAAAGGAACTGAGGTTTATTTAAAAGTAAAACAAGATAAGATTAATGTTTTCACAGAAGATGGTTCTAAAAATATTTTAGAAGGTGTTAACAACGATATAGGTGTTGCTTATGCTAAGTAA
- a CDS encoding toxin-antitoxin system YwqK family antitoxin — protein sequence MKKLLLGLLLISSVLSFGATQRVGIEKLVTNENRDTLYLEETKKPYSGEVERKYPDGKLLGIATVKDGKFNGKSYEYYENGKLKIEENYVNGKSEGVAKVFYPNGKVKYETPYKNDKKEGVEKFYSENGILMSEIPFKNDVVIGVTKLYNAQTGKLEYEENLVNGKRNGLSKKYYPSGKVLNEVNFKDDKEEGIMRVYYETGKLQGEIPYKNGQVDGVVKAYDENGKLIEQAVYKNGEEVK from the coding sequence ATGAAAAAATTATTACTAGGATTATTATTAATAAGCTCAGTATTATCTTTTGGAGCAACACAAAGAGTGGGCATAGAAAAATTAGTAACTAATGAAAATAGAGACACACTATATCTTGAAGAAACAAAAAAACCTTATTCAGGAGAAGTAGAAAGAAAATATCCAGATGGAAAACTTCTTGGAATTGCTACAGTTAAAGATGGTAAATTTAATGGAAAATCTTATGAGTACTATGAAAATGGAAAATTAAAAATAGAAGAAAATTATGTAAATGGAAAATCTGAAGGAGTAGCAAAAGTTTTTTATCCTAATGGTAAAGTAAAATATGAAACTCCCTATAAAAATGATAAAAAAGAAGGAGTAGAAAAGTTTTACTCAGAAAATGGAATATTAATGTCAGAAATTCCATTTAAAAATGATGTTGTAATAGGAGTAACAAAGTTATATAATGCACAAACAGGTAAATTAGAATATGAAGAAAATCTAGTTAATGGAAAAAGAAATGGTTTATCAAAAAAATATTATCCAAGTGGAAAAGTATTAAATGAGGTAAATTTTAAAGATGATAAGGAAGAAGGAATTATGAGAGTTTACTATGAAACAGGTAAATTACAAGGAGAAATACCTTATAAAAATGGACAAGTAGATGGAGTAGTAAAAGCTTATGATGAAAATGGAAAACTAATAGAACAAGCAGTATATAAAAATGGAGAAGAAGTAAAATAA
- a CDS encoding acyl-CoA thioesterase — protein MFTFNYTIKQEDLNYGNHVGNERALLFFQWAREEFLRANNLSETDIGDGSGFIQTEATVQYKKQLFLNQEIKINITKIEIKGLRIIFEHEIFCGEDLAITGTATVLAYNYEEQKVKKVPTSFKTLVENY, from the coding sequence ATGTTTACATTTAATTACACAATAAAACAAGAAGATTTAAATTATGGTAACCATGTAGGTAATGAAAGAGCTTTATTATTTTTTCAATGGGCTAGAGAAGAATTTTTAAGAGCTAATAATTTAAGTGAAACAGATATAGGAGATGGAAGTGGTTTTATTCAAACTGAAGCTACTGTTCAATACAAAAAACAATTATTTTTAAATCAAGAAATAAAAATTAATATAACTAAAATTGAAATAAAAGGTTTAAGAATAATTTTTGAACATGAAATTTTCTGTGGTGAGGACTTAGCTATAACAGGAACAGCAACTGTTTTAGCATATAACTATGAAGAACAAAAAGTAAAAAAAGTTCCTACTAGCTTTAAGACTTTAGTCGAGAATTACTAA
- a CDS encoding toxin-antitoxin system YwqK family antitoxin: MKKLLVGLLLVASSVLSFGAQRVPYEKLSFPGGYISYNDEKFTGEFERKDPRTGKINMVGSVKNGELHGTSYSYDENGKVTEEITFKKGMKEGASKLYHPSGAVAAKLNYKNDRYEGLQKYYYENGKLQAEIEMSKGQLDGVTKMYDENGKLKEEIIYKNGKKVK, translated from the coding sequence ATGAAAAAATTATTAGTAGGATTATTATTAGTAGCAAGTTCAGTACTATCTTTTGGAGCACAAAGAGTTCCTTATGAAAAATTATCATTTCCAGGTGGTTATATATCTTATAACGATGAAAAATTTACTGGAGAATTTGAAAGAAAAGATCCAAGAACAGGGAAAATTAATATGGTAGGTTCTGTTAAAAATGGAGAATTACATGGAACAAGTTATAGTTATGATGAAAATGGAAAAGTAACTGAAGAAATAACATTTAAAAAAGGAATGAAAGAAGGAGCTAGTAAACTTTATCATCCATCAGGAGCTGTAGCAGCTAAATTAAATTATAAAAATGATAGATATGAAGGGTTACAAAAATATTACTATGAAAATGGGAAATTACAAGCTGAAATTGAAATGAGCAAAGGTCAATTAGACGGAGTTACAAAGATGTATGACGAAAATGGAAAATTAAAAGAAGAAATAATATATAAAAATGGAAAAAAAGTAAAATAA
- a CDS encoding toxin-antitoxin system YwqK family antitoxin: MKKLLVGLLLVSSALSFAATQRVPLEKLGPRGNGRELYLEGQAKPYSGEVERKYPNGKLLGVATMKDGKLEGKAYEYYESGKVFKEEIYVNGTANGVAKSYYENGKVQYETKFVNGKREGIEKGYTNTGVLVSEIPYKNGEANGLAKLYNEQTGKLEYETNVINGLRNGLSKEYYPSGKLVNEVNFKNDIEDGITKIYYESGKLKGEAAYKNGQLDGLAKIYDENGKLVEQATYKNGQKIK; encoded by the coding sequence ATGAAAAAATTATTAGTAGGATTATTATTAGTGAGTTCAGCATTATCTTTTGCAGCAACACAAAGAGTACCTTTAGAAAAATTAGGACCTAGAGGAAATGGAAGAGAATTGTATCTTGAAGGACAAGCAAAACCTTATTCAGGAGAAGTAGAAAGAAAATATCCAAATGGAAAACTTCTTGGTGTAGCTACAATGAAAGATGGAAAATTAGAAGGAAAAGCTTATGAATACTATGAAAGTGGTAAAGTATTCAAAGAAGAAATTTATGTAAATGGAACAGCTAATGGAGTGGCAAAATCATATTATGAAAATGGAAAAGTACAATATGAAACAAAATTTGTAAATGGAAAAAGAGAAGGAATAGAAAAAGGATACACAAATACTGGGGTTTTAGTCTCAGAAATTCCATATAAAAATGGAGAAGCTAATGGATTAGCAAAGTTATACAATGAACAAACAGGTAAATTAGAATATGAAACTAATGTAATAAATGGACTAAGAAATGGCTTATCTAAAGAATATTATCCAAGTGGAAAGTTAGTAAATGAAGTAAATTTTAAAAATGATATAGAAGATGGAATTACAAAAATATACTATGAATCTGGTAAGTTAAAAGGAGAAGCAGCATATAAAAATGGTCAATTAGATGGATTAGCAAAAATATATGATGAAAATGGAAAACTAGTTGAACAAGCAACATATAAAAATGGACAAAAAATAAAATAA
- a CDS encoding class I SAM-dependent methyltransferase, with product MKIKLDGVAETLLITLNARAKDYENPKSVLHDKKSFEIASQLDYDFKKFDTAWASYYGILARAYIMDEEVKKFIERYPDCVIVSIGCGLDTRFERVDNGKITWYNLDLPEVIETRKLFFIEHDRVKNISKSVFENEWTKEVITDGKELLIISEGVLMFFTEDEVKKVLEILVNNFEKFELHLDLLYKGTIRMTAKHDTLKKMNNVKFKWGVKDGSEVVKLEPKLKQIGLINFTKKMSKILPLSKKIFIPIFWLMNNRLGMYTYNK from the coding sequence ATGAAAATTAAATTAGATGGAGTAGCAGAAACATTACTTATAACATTAAATGCAAGAGCTAAAGACTATGAGAATCCAAAATCTGTGTTACATGATAAGAAATCTTTTGAAATTGCCTCACAGTTAGACTATGATTTTAAAAAATTTGATACTGCTTGGGCTAGTTATTATGGAATATTAGCAAGAGCATATATAATGGATGAAGAAGTTAAAAAATTTATAGAAAGATATCCTGATTGTGTTATAGTTTCAATAGGTTGTGGACTTGATACTAGATTTGAAAGAGTAGATAATGGAAAAATAACTTGGTATAATCTTGATTTACCAGAAGTAATTGAAACAAGAAAATTATTTTTCATAGAGCATGACAGAGTAAAAAATATTTCAAAATCAGTTTTTGAAAATGAATGGACTAAAGAAGTTATAACTGATGGAAAAGAATTACTTATAATTTCTGAGGGAGTTTTAATGTTTTTCACTGAAGATGAAGTAAAAAAAGTTTTAGAAATATTAGTTAATAATTTTGAAAAATTTGAATTACACTTAGATTTACTTTACAAGGGAACTATAAGAATGACAGCCAAACATGATACTTTGAAAAAAATGAATAATGTTAAATTTAAGTGGGGAGTAAAAGATGGTAGTGAAGTTGTAAAACTTGAGCCCAAATTAAAACAAATAGGACTTATTAATTTTACAAAAAAAATGTCAAAAATCTTACCATTATCAAAAAAGATATTTATTCCAATTTTTTGGCTTATGAATAATCGTTTAGGAATGTATACATATAATAAGTAA
- a CDS encoding toxin-antitoxin system YwqK family antitoxin: MKKILLGLLLLSSALSFGATQRISLEKLETNESKDILYLAGTKTPYSGEAEIRYPSGQLLSVATFKNGKINGKAYEYYPSGQLKLEENYTNGKNNGLSKSYYENGQLRLEENYINGKLNGLSKSYYENGQLQDEIPYKNDKKEGIVKTYIENGTLISEVTFKNGVVVGKSKLYNTKTGKLASVSNINNRKIEGVSREYYPSGKLLSEVRYNKNGRIDGIAKVYNEQTGKLEREIPHKDGKIEGIEKIYDEKGKLIGTITFENNQIMEEVTYKDGKIIDQKIYPLGKDLENELLKK; this comes from the coding sequence ATGAAAAAAATATTGCTAGGATTATTATTGTTAAGTTCAGCATTATCTTTTGGAGCAACGCAAAGAATATCCTTAGAAAAATTAGAAACTAATGAAAGTAAAGATATATTATACCTTGCAGGAACAAAAACTCCTTATTCAGGTGAAGCTGAAATAAGATATCCAAGTGGACAACTTCTTTCAGTTGCCACATTTAAAAATGGGAAAATAAATGGAAAAGCTTATGAATATTACCCAAGTGGACAACTAAAATTAGAAGAAAATTATACAAATGGAAAAAATAATGGCTTGTCAAAATCATATTATGAAAATGGACAACTAAGATTAGAAGAAAATTATATAAATGGAAAACTTAATGGTCTATCAAAATCATATTATGAAAATGGGCAACTACAAGATGAAATCCCCTATAAAAATGATAAAAAAGAAGGAATAGTAAAAACTTACATAGAAAATGGGACATTAATCTCAGAAGTTACATTTAAAAATGGAGTTGTGGTAGGAAAGTCAAAGTTATATAATACAAAAACTGGTAAATTAGCATCTGTAAGTAATATAAATAATAGGAAAATAGAAGGAGTATCTAGAGAATATTATCCAAGTGGTAAATTATTAAGTGAAGTAAGATATAACAAAAATGGTAGAATTGATGGGATTGCAAAAGTTTACAATGAACAAACAGGTAAATTAGAAAGAGAAATACCTCATAAAGATGGAAAAATAGAAGGAATTGAAAAAATTTATGATGAGAAGGGCAAATTAATAGGGACAATAACATTTGAAAATAATCAAATAATGGAAGAAGTGACATATAAAGATGGAAAAATAATAGACCAAAAAATATATCCACTAGGAAAAGACCTAGAAAATGAACTATTAAAAAAGTAA